The Daucus carota subsp. sativus chromosome 2, DH1 v3.0, whole genome shotgun sequence genome includes a window with the following:
- the LOC108206420 gene encoding 4-coumarate--CoA ligase-like 6 has product MATDARSQETKTTETFSNIRNPNAHPSWYSPQTGVYKSVYKPVSLPNEPVLDVVSFIFSKKHNGVSALVDSSSGLSISYRELLPLVKSVACGLQKMGVKQGDVVMILLPNSIYFPVILLGVMCMGAVVSTMNPLSSFSELKRQTAACHAKVVFSLVDNVENLSALGVSAVAVPERFDYESVPREFSRFYELISSDASLFSRPVIRQEDTAAVMHSSGTTGTSKGVVLTHKNFIAMVELFVRFEASQYDLVSWEMVYLAVLPMFHIYGLSLFVMGLLSLGSKIVVMRKYNADEMPNVIQKYGVTHFPVVPPLLAALTRAAHTDERVKLKGLKQVSCGAASLSAKNIEDFANALPHVDFIQGYGMTESTAVATRGFNTDSRKNYYSVGLLSPNMEAKIVDSLAGVFKGPGSMGELWLRGPSIMKGYLNNLEETMSTMDEEGWLHTGDICYFDKNGYLYLIDRLKEIIKYNGFQIAPAELEAILITHPEVADVAVTAAKDEVTGEIPVAFVVKRHGSGSRISEAELIDYTAKQVAPYKKVRKVVFTNSIPRSAAGKILRRELRNFLPSKI; this is encoded by the exons ATGGCAACTGACGCGCGTTCCCAAGAAACCAAAACCACCGAAACCTTTTCAAATATTCGAAACCCAAATGCCCACCCTTCTTGGTATTCTCCACAAACAGGGGTTTACAAGTCTGTTTACAAGCCTGTAAGCCTCCCAAACGAGCCTGTTCTTGATGTTGTATCGTTCATTTTTTCGAAAAAACATAATGGGGTTTCAGCTCTGGTTGATTCCTCATCTGGGTTGTCGATATCTTATCGAGAGCTTTTGCCTTTGGTGAAATCTGTGGCTTGTGGGTTGCAAAAAATGGGTGTTAAGCAAGGCGATGTTGTGATGATTCTGTTACCGAATTCTATTTATTTTCCGGTGATTCTGTTGGGTGTTATGTGTATGGGTGCAGTTGTGAGTACTATGAATCCTCTGTCTAGTTTCAGTGAGTTGAAAAGACAAACAGCTGCGTGTCATGCAAAGGTTGTGTTTAGTTTGGTGGATAATGTTGAGAATTTGAGTGCACTGGGAGTTTCTGCAGTGGCTGTGCCGGAGAGATTTGATTATGAGTCTGTCCCGAGGGAGTTTTCGAGGTTTTATGAACTTATAAGTAGTGATGCTAGTTTGTTTTCGAGGCCGGTGATTCGACAGGAGGACACGGCTGCTGTGATGCATTCGTCAGGGACTACTGGGACTTCCAAAGGAGTGGTGCTGACACATAAGAATTTTATTGCTATGGTTGAGTTGTTTGTTCGATTTGAGGCATCACAGTATGATTTGGTGAGCTGGGAGATGGTTTATTTGGCTGTTTTGCCTATGTTTCATATTTATGGACTTTCTCTTTTTGTCATGGGATTGTTGTCGTTGGGATCAAAGATTGTTGTGATGAGGAAATATAACGCGGATGAGATGCCAAACGTTATACAGAAATATGGAGTTACTCACTTTCCGGTGGTGCCACCACTATTGGCTGCACTGACAAGAGCAGCACATACTGATGAGAGAGTTAAATTGAAGGGTTTGAAGCAGGTTTCATGTGGTGCTGCTTCTTTAAGTGCAAAAAATATTGAGGATTTTGCTAATGCTCTCCCTCATGTCGACTTCATTCAG GGTTATGGCATGACTGAGTCAACTGCTGTAGCAACTAGAGGCTTCAATACTGATAGccgtaaaaattattattcagtAGGACTTCTATCTCCAAACATGGAAGCTAAAATTGTGGATTCTTTAGCTGGTGTCTTCAAGGGCCCTGGCAGTATGGGTGAGCTGTGGTTACGCGGACCTTCTATCATGAAAG GATACTTGAACAATTTGGAGGAAACTATGTCGACTATGGATGAAGAAGGATGGTTACATACCGGAGACATTTgctattttgataaaaatgggTACTTATATTTGATCGACCGATTGAAAGAGATAATCAAGTACAATGGTTTTCAG ATTGCTCCTGCTGAATTAGAGGCCATATTAATCACTCACCCAGAAGTAGCTGATGTTGCAGTGACAGC AGCCAAAGATGAAGTTACTGGAGAAATACCTGTAGCATTTGTTGTGAAAAGGCATGGATCTGGAAGCAGGATTTCTGAAGCAGAGTTAATAGATTACACTGCCAAGCAG GTTGCCCCTTACAAGAAAGTGCGAAAAGTCGTGTTTACAAACTCCATACCACGGTCTGCAGCTGGAAAGATTCTCCGTAGGGAACTAAGGAACTTCTTACCTTCCAAAATTTAA
- the LOC108208780 gene encoding probable LRR receptor-like serine/threonine-protein kinase At3g47570 — MNFQFVILFISTIAASLYCRNSAAATFLSNVTDQQALLSFKTSITGDPLGFLSSWNHSVPFCQWHGVTCSWRHQRVTALDLSSQQLDGTLSPYIGNLSFLRAIYLDKNNFGGSIPGEIGRLFRLQYLHLGSNFFKGEFPMNLSHCSDIREIKLEENNLQGKLPTDFTSWSKLTVFGARTNQFTGSIPTSIGNLSSLRLLDIARNNLTGSIPLEVAYLMKLEHLQLSINNFRGRVPPPLYNVSSLSFVSLTQNELEGRIPEDLGFTLPNLQVFLAGGNKLSGPFPLSITNASKLLSFSIPGNSISGPLPMNFGSLLSLQRLNLGSNQLGHNQPPGSSLSFLGSMVNNTRLEYLELFENGLSGELPNSIGNLSTMLYYLGFSRNYIYGSIPKEIGKLSNLTALSLDENMFTGNLPESICKLSKLGRLFLSYNNISGVIPACISNITGLLFLSSTDNMLQGNIPVTLFNMSSLQELYLSNNRLSGVIPEHILGLSSQCIFLYLDENILTGLLPSNIGSFIHLVDLRVSDNRLTGEIPTSLGDCVMLEELDMNGNMFASKIPSSFKGLKNLIFLDLSNNNLSGNIPHFLGELRLIQFLNLSHNRLEGEVTQKGLFSNASSFSVVGNSQLCGGIRHLQLPACPANISTSKKKKSPLRIIALIILLPLATFLVFFTFVHFRIKKSKQNNVPGLVLQDSQYLRLTYHDLLRATDNFSPNNLLGEGRYGSVYKGILESLQQLVAVKVLKAEVHGADKNFVAECETLRNIRHRNLTKIITTCSSIDSKGNKFKALVFEFMTNGSLDSWLHPSQSDQGNARNLTLFQRLNIAIDVAVAVDYLHNQSHTKIIHCDIKPSNILLDEEFVARIGDFGLARFFLTNTGKTKQARTSSTGVRGTIGYVPPEYGMGGNVSAEGDVYSYGILLLEMFSGHRPTGSSLAMDHAINLHDYVKHALPHNVMEIADPRIVLQPEDRGSPKDEAVRIELCLASIFEVGILCSLEMPRERVDISVAIKHLNVARDKLLQSGFKL; from the exons ATGAATTTCCAATTTGTCATTCTCTTTATTTCTACAATAGCAGCCTCTTTATATTGCAGAAACAGTGCTGCAGCAACATTCTTAAGCAATGTCACTGACCAACAAGCTTTGCTTTCTTTCAAGACTTCCATTACTGGAGATCCGCTGGGTTTTCTGAGCTCGTGGAACCATTCTGTCCCCTTCTGCCAGTGGCATGGCGTTACATGCAGCTGGAGACATCAGAGAGTAACCGCACTAGACCTCTCATCCCAGCAACTGGATGGTACTTTGTCTCCTTATATCGGGAACCTCTCCTTTCTCAGGGCAATTTACCTTGATAAAAACAACTTTGGTGGCTCAATTCCAGGAGAAATAGGCCGACTCTTTCGCCTACAATATCTTCACCTGGGAAGCAATTTCTTTAAAGGTGAATTTCCAATGAATTTAAGTCACTGTTCAGATATCAGAGAGATCAAGTTGGAAGAGAACAATCTTCAAGGAAAACTACCAACTGATTTCACTTCTTGGTCCAAACTTACTGTGTTTGGTGCAAGGACAAATCAGTTCACTGGATCAATCCCAACTTCAATTGGGAATCTGTCTTCTCTTCGTCTCCTTGATATAGCCAGAAACAATCTAACTGGGAGCATACCTTTGGAAGTTGCTTACCTAATGAAATTAGAGCACCTTCAATTGTCAATTAACAATTTTAGAGGCAGAGTTCCCCCGCCACTTTACAACGTCTCGTCTCTTTCTTTTGTTAGCCTAACTCAAAATGAGTTGGAAGGAAGGATTCCAGAAGATCTGGGCTTCACCCTTCCTAACTTGCAGGTTTTTCTTGCTGGAGGCAACAAACTTTCAGGGCCTTTTCCGTTATCCATAACTAATGCTTCCAAGCTTCTTAGTTTCAGCATTCCGGGTAACAGTATCAGTGGTCCTCTGCCAATGAATTTTGGAAGCCTCTTGAGTCTTCAAAGGCTAAACTTGGGAAGTAATCAACTTGGACATAACCAGCCACCTGGAAGCAGCTTGAGCTTTCTCGGTTCTATGGTAAACAACACACGTCTAGAATATTTGGAGCTATTTGAGAACGGTTTAAGTGGGGAGCTCCCAAATTCCATTGGTAATCTCTCAACAATGTTGTACTATTTGGGTTTCTCTAGAAATTACATCTATGGAAGCATACCTAAAGAGATTGGGAAACTCTCCAACCTGACAGCACTTTCATTAGATGAAAACATGTTTACAGGAAATCTCCCTGAATCAATATGCAAGTTATCCAAGCTAGGAAGATTGTTTCTAAGTTACAACAACATTTCAGGAGTCATCCCAGCTTGCATAAGCAACATTACTGGCTTACTTTTCCTCAGTTCGACTGATAACATGCTCCAAGGAAACATACCTGTTACATTGTTTAATATGTCATCTTTACAAGAGCTGTACCTCTCCAACAATCGCCTCAGCGGCGTGATACCTGAGCACATTCTTGGACTTTCTTCACAATGTATTTTTCTTTACTTGGATGAAAATATATTGACAGGACTACTGCCATCCAACATTGGAAGCTTCATACATCTTGTTGATCTACGTGTTTCGGACAACAGACTGACGGGAGAAATACCAACCAGTCTAGGAGATTGTGTAATGCTGGAGGAACTAGACATGAATGGAAACATGTTTGCAAGTAAAATTCCGTCATCTTTCAAAGGTttaaaaaatcttatttttctagATCTTTCAAATAACAATCTGTCAGGGAATATTCCACATTTTCTTGGAGAGTTGCGTCTGATTCAATTCCTCAATTTGTCGCACAATAGACTCGAAGGTGAAGTGACTCAAAAAGGGTTGTTCTCAAATGCTAGTTCTTTTTCAGTCGTTGGAAATTCTCAGCTTTGTGGAGGTATTCGGCACTTACAGCTGCCTGCTTGTCCAGCAAATATCTCAACATCTAAGAAAAAGAAATCTCCATTGCGAATCATAGCCCTCATAATTCTTCTACCTCTTGCTACTTTTTTAgtattttttacttttgttCATTTTCGAATCAAAAAGTCCAAGCAGAATAATGTCCCAGGCTTAGTTTTGCAGGACAGCCAGTACCTTAGGCTTACATATCATGATCTTCTACGTGCCACGGACAATTTTTCCCCAAATAATTTGTTGGGTGAGGGAAGATATGGTTCAGTGTACAAAGGAATTCTCGAGTCCTTGCAACAACTTGTTGCTGTGAAAGTACTAAAGGCTGAGGTACATGGAGCTGACAAGAATTTCGTGGCAGAATGTGAAACTTTGAGGAATATTCGCCATCGTAATCTCACCAAGATCATCACAACTTGCTCCAGCATTGATTCAAAGGGCAACAAATTTAAGGCTTTGGTTTTTGAGTTCATGACAAACGGGAGTCTAGACAGCTGGTTACATCCGAGTCAATCTGATCAAGGGAATGCGAGGAATCTGACTCTATTCCAGAGGCTAAATATAGCCATTGATGTTGCAGTTGCAGTGGATTACCTACATAACCAGTCTCACACCAAAATTATTCACTGTGACATAAAGCCAAGTAATATTCTTCTTGACGAGGAATTTGTTGCTCGTATTGGTGATTTTGGTTTGGCCAGATTTTTCTTAACTAATACAGGTAAAACAAAACAAGCACGAACGAGTTCAACAGGTGTTCGAGGAACTATTGGATATGTTCCCCCAG AGTATGGAATGGGTGGGAACGTATCTGCAGAGGGAGATGTGTATAGCTACGGAATTCTTTTATTAGAAATGTTCTCGGGGCACAGGCCTACAGGAAGCAGCTTAGCAATGGACCATGCTATTAATCTTCATGATTATGTGAAGCATGCGCTTCCCCACAATGTGATGGAGATTGCTGATCCCCGCATTGTTCTACAGCCAGAGGATCGTGGCTCTCCGAAGGATGAAGCAGTTAGGATAGAATTATGCTTGGCTTCAATATTTGAAGTTGGGATTTTGTGTTCACTTGAAATGCCAAGAGAACGCGTTGACATTAGTGTTGCTATCAAGCACCTAAATGTGGCAAGAGATAAACTTCTGCAGAGTGGCTTTAAATTATAG
- the LOC108206034 gene encoding aspartyl protease family protein At5g10770-like, translating to MGNSTAFFFVSLNIFSLLVLFSSFNNGDAAVDRNLVAAQTHDFHIIKVNSLLPDSVCDSSSQGRKLPTSSSLKVVHRHGPCHNRHKTESPQSPSQILTRDNSRVDSINSRISAKSVENTLTSTRSVTLPAKSGLSLGTGNYIVTVGLGSPKKDLSLVFDTGSSLTWTQCEPCGGYCYNQHDPIFDPSDSTSYTNISCKAVKCKQLKPSACRGANCIYGVQYGDNSFTVGYLAKDKLTLSPTEIINDFYFGCGQNNQGLFGQVAGIIGLDRNKFSVFSQASKKYGKVFSYCLPSRSSGSGYLTFGKSVVSNSTQYIPLANLKGFYSINIIGIYVRGQKLAINPTVFSTYGSIIDSGTVITRFPSEAYTTLRDAFRKQMSAYPVANPTKVLDTCYDFSSYTGVTVPKISIEFGGNKIIDLGITGILYVVSLSQVCLAFSTNTGVTNLTIYGNVQQKTMQVVYDVAGGRLGFGPNGCA from the exons ATGGGGAATTCCACTGCATTTTTCTTCGTATCTCTCAACATATTTTCTCTATTAGTTCTGTTTTCTTCATTCAATAATGGAGATGCGGCTGTTGACAGAAACCTCGTTGCTGCACAAACTCATGATTTTCACATCATCAAAGTTAATTCTTTGTTACCGGACTCAGTTTGCGACTCCTCCTCACAAG GTCGGAAATTACCAACATCGTCATCGCTGAAAGTTGTGCACAGACATGGACCGTGTCACAATCGACACAAAACAGAGTCTCCACAATCACCGTCCCAAATCCTAACTCGTGACAACTCCCGAGTTGACTCGATCAACTCCCGAATCTCTGCCAAGTCAGTTGAAAACACATTAACATCCACCAGATCAGTCACACTTCCAGCAAAGTCCGGCTTATCATTAGGCACCGGCAATTACATTGTCACTGTCGGGCTCGGATCACCAAAAAAAGACCTGTCATTAGTTTTTGACACGGGGAGCAGTCTAACATGGACACAATGCGAGCCTTGCGGTGGATACTGCTACAATCAACACGATCCGATCTTCGATCCTTCAGATTCCACTAGCTACACAAACATCTCCTGCAAAGCAGTGAAATGCAAACAACTCAAACCCTCCGCCTGCAGGGGGGCTAACTGTATTTACGGTGTACAGTATGGCGACAACTCTTTCACAGTCGGTTACTTAGCAAAAGATAAATTAACGCTATCACCAACCGAGATCATCAACGATTTCTACTTCGGATGTGGGCAAAATAATCAAGGCCTGTTCGGCCAAGTCGCTGGAATAATCGGACTCGATAGGAACAAATTTTCGGTCTTTTCACAAGCATCAAAGAAATACGGGAAAGTGTTCTCGTATTGTCTACCTTCTAGGTCCAGCGGATCTGGTTACCTAACTTTCGGTAAGTCTGTCGTTTCAAACAGcactcagtatatcccgcttgcTAATTTGAAGGGCTTTTATTCCATTAATATTATCGGCATCTATGTTCGCGGTCAAAAACTCGCAATAAATCCAACTGTATTCTCCACCTACGGTTCTATCATCGATTCGGGCACTGTCATCACACGCTTTCCCTCGGAAGCATACACAACATTGCGAGACGCTTTCAGAAAACAAATGTCCGCGTATCCAGTGGCGAATCCAACGAAGGTATTGGACACTTGTTACGACTTTAGTAGCTACACGGGAGTGACAGTTCCGAAGATTAGTATTGAGTTTGGCGGGAACAAGATAATTGATCTCGGCATTACAGGAATATTGTACGTGGTGAGTTTGTCGCAGGTGTGTCTGGCGTTTTCGACGAATACTGGTGTCACTAATCTCACGATTTATGGGAATGTTCAGCAGAAGACAATGCAAGTTGTTTACGATGTTGCGGGAGGGAGATTAGGGTTCGGACCAAATGGATGTGCTTAA
- the LOC108206996 gene encoding aspartyl protease family protein At5g10770-like, which produces MLCSMANHTASPSISLYSFSLVITGLVLFSSFIDGNAAVNRNLMAPRTHNFHTIKVSSLLPDSVCDSSSQGYKLPSSSSLKVVHKHGPCNKQHRTNSPPSPSQILAHDEARVQSIKARIIALNSVGNTFTTSESVTLPAKSGLSLDTLNYVVTVGLGSPKKDLSLAFDTGSSLTWTQCQPCVESCYKQRDPIFDPSESSGYTNVSCNTPECNQLQIRGCNGTTCLYQVGYGDNSYTIGYLAKDTLTLSSAETITDFYFGCGQNNHLLGSDQVAGLLGLGREESSIISQTSTKYGKIFSYCLPSSSSGSGYLTFGNSGISNSVQYIPLGNSNKFYVIDITGIYLNDQKLAISPTVFSTKISIIDSGTVITRLPSEAYTTLRDAFRQQMSMYPMGRPESLFDTCYDLSKYTEVNTPKISIEFGGNQKIELAMTGVLYAVSSSQMCLAFAANSDTSFPTILGNVQQKTMQVVYDLAGGKLGFGPNGCA; this is translated from the exons ATGCTTTGCTCAATGGCGAATCACACTGCTTCCCCATCCATATCTCTTTACTCATTTTCTTTGGTAATAACAGGTTTAGTTCTCTTCTCTTCCTTCATTGATGGAAATGCAGCTGTTAATCGCAACCTCATGGCGCCACGAACACATAATTTTCACACCATCAAAGTTAGTTCTTTGTTACCGGACTCTGTCTGCGACTCCTCTTCACAAG GTTACAAGCTGCCATCCTCATCATCCCTGAAAGTTGTGCACAAACACGGACCATGCAACAAACAACACAGAACAAATTCTCCACCATCACCATCTCAAATCCTGGCTCATGACGAGGCCCGAGTTCAATCAATCAAGGCAAGGATCATCGCCTTGAACTCGGTTGGAAACACATTCACAACCTCTGAATCAGTCACACTTCCTGCCAAGTCCGGCTTATCATTAGACACTCTCAATTACGTCGTCACTGTAGGTCTCGGATCACCAAAGAAAGACCTCTCCCTTGCTTTTGACACCGGCAGTAGTCTAACATGGACACAATGCCAGCCCTGCGTCGAATCATGCTACAAACAGCGTGATCCGATCTTCGATCCTTCAGAATCCTCCGGTTACACAAATGTCTCGTGCAATACTCCAGAGTgtaatcaactccaaatccgtGGCTGCAACGGGACTACCTGCCTCTATCAAGTCGGATACGGAGATAATTCGTACACAATCGGTTACTTGGCTAAAGATACATTAACGCTATCTTCCGCAGAAACCATCACCGATTTCTACTTCGGATGCGGCCAAAATAATCATTTACTTGGTTCCGACCAGGTTGCTGGATTACTCGGACTCGGCAGAGAGGAATCTTCAATTATTTCACAAACTTCAACGAAATACGGGAAAATTTTCTCGTATTGTCTGCCTTCTAGCTCAAGCGGATCTGGTTACCTAACATTCGGGAATTCAGGAATTTCAAATTCCGTACAGTATATTCCGCTCggtaattcaaataaattttacgTGATTGATATTACCGGGATCTACCTCAATGATCAAAAACTTGCCATAAGTCCAACCGTGTTCTCTACCAAAATATCAATCATCGATTCCGGCACCGTCATCACACGCTTGCCGTCGGAAGCGTACACTACATTACGAGACGCTTTCCGACAGCAAATGTCCATGTATCCGATGGGAAGACCGGAGAGCTTATTCGACACATGTTATGACTTGAGTAAATACACAGAAGTGAATACTCCGAAGATCAGTATCGAATTCGGCGGAAATCAAAAAATTGAGCTGGCCATGACAGGAGTTTTGTATGCAGTCAGTTCGTCGCAGATGTGTTTGGCTTTTGCTGCGAATAGTGATACCAGTTTTCCTACAATTCTGGGGAATGTTCAGCAGAAGACAATGCAAGTTGTTTACGACTTGGCGGGAGGAAAATTAGGGTTCGGACCTAATGGATGTGCTTAG